The Corynebacterium confusum genome has a window encoding:
- a CDS encoding choice-of-anchor M domain-containing protein has translation MATLRRRCIALLLTPALLSPATALAGPDDGKIVATQTHIDSPKTFWENDSFALKSEFHRKAHLLDQTVAWVGKGWAAGSGRQQYQFQLPEDDSFAFAGKPGDVVYNAPANPRGNHDPIWMGFGSDRGLPVADFRGNVASLDLVSVDGPGDFELYNWLPDQAPERIFGSFADSAHSTPLEAGTHTHNHMLFTKPGRYEITYRTTARTADGKLVASQPTTTSIQVGGQRPLDDPTEPLEQRYRAAGAGDRDSLQSAGYHLRVSPKTGKDKDGDENLTTLGFRAEQPVDGTLTVFHDGYFLTDLPVKGGRAQFDELLGAGDSRLQAVFVPDGDSAPRWVSDVIATTAAKRQGESRASTTEHSQEHSAWEVASQPRGMAATTEAAVSDQSAKVRVEPAANGQSRLVIDTADPHYTGFITGGMYSSKDDELPIIDFHASVTAGHGEYYFKKDWDGDNTLKLKFTPHPLVSDLSPTEAVITEDYSPTGTVEKTVSLAGADAARPTPGVPGQTPARCGERYLLDRGHVDVAASPSAEGFDVGLKDDTGLTGKKNPVHRLDEVVLGVRNNAQRTRTPAMADKALDFMGPVGKKFFLLPQTQKDGVIWPGYNTEALHYSAYTEGSVTLELDPVRVPDGASWGLFTNQGLGSEVAVLADSRAKDTTVETQMASHVHANWAFSTPGWYQFAVSFRARTTDGREVSSRPQVLSFAVGDDAVDDCVKNGAPDQGSQPKPDPKPEPEPKPEPKPQPSPQQPGTGDVVLSSFQPLALFVPLAVLGVVGAAVSFVFRHVPGVAATVERFLAGLGRSTTIR, from the coding sequence GTGGCTACACTCCGGCGTCGCTGCATCGCTCTGCTCCTCACCCCTGCCCTCCTGTCGCCCGCGACTGCTCTAGCCGGGCCCGACGACGGCAAGATCGTCGCGACGCAGACCCACATCGACTCTCCCAAGACGTTCTGGGAAAACGACTCCTTCGCACTGAAATCGGAGTTCCACCGAAAAGCCCACCTCCTGGACCAGACCGTGGCCTGGGTGGGCAAGGGCTGGGCGGCAGGCAGCGGCCGGCAGCAATACCAGTTCCAACTGCCGGAGGATGATTCCTTCGCCTTCGCAGGCAAGCCCGGCGATGTCGTCTACAACGCCCCGGCCAACCCGCGCGGCAACCACGACCCCATCTGGATGGGCTTTGGCTCGGACCGAGGCCTGCCGGTGGCAGATTTTCGGGGGAACGTGGCCTCGCTGGATCTGGTCTCCGTAGACGGCCCAGGCGACTTCGAGCTCTACAACTGGCTGCCCGACCAAGCCCCGGAGCGGATCTTCGGCTCCTTTGCGGACTCGGCGCATTCCACCCCGCTGGAGGCCGGCACGCACACCCACAACCACATGCTCTTTACCAAGCCGGGGCGCTACGAAATCACCTACCGCACCACGGCCCGCACCGCCGATGGCAAACTAGTGGCCTCTCAGCCAACGACCACCTCCATCCAGGTCGGCGGCCAGCGCCCGCTCGACGACCCGACGGAGCCGCTGGAGCAGCGTTACCGGGCTGCCGGTGCCGGGGACCGCGACTCATTGCAGTCCGCCGGCTACCACTTACGGGTGAGCCCGAAAACGGGCAAGGATAAGGACGGCGACGAGAACCTGACCACCCTGGGTTTCCGCGCCGAACAGCCCGTCGACGGCACGCTGACGGTCTTCCACGACGGCTACTTCCTCACCGACCTGCCGGTCAAGGGCGGCCGCGCCCAGTTCGACGAGCTGTTGGGCGCCGGTGATTCCCGCCTGCAAGCCGTCTTCGTGCCCGACGGGGATTCCGCCCCGCGGTGGGTCTCCGACGTCATCGCGACCACCGCGGCCAAGCGCCAGGGCGAGTCCCGCGCGAGCACTACCGAGCACTCGCAGGAGCATAGTGCCTGGGAGGTGGCCTCGCAGCCGCGCGGCATGGCCGCCACCACGGAGGCCGCCGTTTCCGACCAGTCCGCGAAGGTGCGCGTGGAACCGGCGGCCAACGGGCAATCTCGGCTGGTTATTGATACCGCCGACCCGCACTACACCGGCTTTATCACCGGCGGGATGTACTCGTCGAAGGACGACGAGCTGCCGATCATCGATTTCCATGCCTCCGTCACCGCCGGCCACGGCGAGTACTACTTCAAGAAGGACTGGGACGGCGACAACACGCTCAAACTCAAGTTCACCCCCCACCCGCTGGTCTCCGACCTTTCCCCCACCGAGGCGGTCATCACCGAGGACTACTCCCCGACCGGGACTGTCGAAAAAACCGTCTCGCTTGCCGGCGCGGATGCCGCCCGGCCCACGCCGGGTGTCCCGGGCCAGACTCCTGCCCGCTGCGGCGAGCGCTACCTGTTGGATAGAGGCCACGTGGATGTGGCGGCATCGCCAAGCGCGGAGGGCTTTGACGTCGGCCTGAAGGACGACACGGGCTTGACCGGGAAGAAGAACCCGGTCCACCGGCTAGACGAGGTGGTGCTGGGCGTGCGGAATAACGCGCAGCGCACCCGGACCCCGGCCATGGCGGATAAGGCCCTGGACTTCATGGGCCCGGTGGGCAAAAAGTTTTTCCTACTGCCGCAGACCCAAAAGGACGGCGTGATCTGGCCGGGCTATAACACGGAGGCGCTGCACTACAGCGCCTACACGGAGGGCTCGGTCACCCTGGAGCTGGACCCGGTGCGCGTCCCGGACGGGGCGAGCTGGGGCCTGTTTACCAACCAGGGCCTGGGCTCCGAGGTGGCGGTGTTGGCCGATTCCCGCGCCAAGGACACGACCGTGGAGACCCAGATGGCCTCGCACGTGCACGCCAACTGGGCCTTTAGCACCCCGGGCTGGTACCAGTTCGCCGTCAGCTTCCGGGCGCGCACCACCGACGGCCGTGAGGTCAGCTCGCGCCCGCAGGTGCTCAGCTTCGCCGTGGGCGACGACGCCGTCGACGACTGCGTGAAAAACGGAGCCCCGGACCAGGGTTCCCAGCCGAAGCCGGATCCGAAACCCGAACCGGAGCCTAAACCAGAACCCAAGCCCCAGCCGAGCCCGCAGCAGCCGGGCACGGGCGATGTGGTGCTGTCCTCCTTCCAGCCACTGGCGCTGTTTGTGCCGCTTGCGGTCCTGGGGGTAGTCGGCGCCGCGGTCAGCTTCGTCTTCCGGCACGTGCCCGGGGTAGCCGCCACCGTCGAGCGCTTCCTGGCCGGGCTTGGCCGCTCAACAACCATCCGATAA
- the leuC gene encoding 3-isopropylmalate dehydratase large subunit → MSQKLTLAEKIWRDHVVTRGENGAPDLIYIDFQLLHEVTSPQAFEGLRLNGRSLRHPELHLATEDHNVPTTGIKIGGLNEIADATSRTQVSTLRKNCEEFGVRLHSMGDEQQGIVHTVGPQLGITQPGMTIVCGDSHTSTHGAFGSIAMGIGTSEVEHVMATQTLSLKPFKTMAIEVTGQLAEGVSAKDLILAIIAKIGTGGGQGHIIEYRGEAIRAMSMEARMTICNMSIEAGARAGLVAPDETTFEYVRDREFAPQGADWDAAVEYWKTLPTDEGAEFDTVVEIDAAELTPFVTWGTNPGQGLPLGANVPSPEDFGDDNSRAAAEKALAYMDLTPGAPLRDLAIDTVFLGSCTNARIEDLRAAAEVVRGRRIADGTRMLVVPSSTVVKQQAEAEGLDRVFADFGAEWRTAGCSMCLGMNPDQLRPGERSASTSNRNFEGRQGPGGRTHLVSPLVAAATAVTGHLASPADLPAVPSA, encoded by the coding sequence ATGAGTCAAAAACTGACCTTGGCAGAAAAGATCTGGCGTGACCACGTCGTTACCCGCGGTGAGAATGGGGCACCGGACCTCATTTACATTGACTTCCAGCTCCTCCACGAAGTTACCAGCCCGCAGGCCTTCGAGGGGCTGCGCCTTAACGGCCGCAGCCTGCGCCACCCGGAGCTGCACCTGGCGACCGAGGATCACAACGTGCCCACCACGGGCATCAAGATCGGGGGCTTAAACGAAATCGCCGACGCCACCTCACGCACCCAGGTGTCCACCCTGCGGAAAAACTGCGAGGAGTTCGGCGTCCGCCTGCATTCGATGGGCGACGAGCAACAGGGCATCGTTCACACGGTCGGCCCGCAGCTGGGTATTACCCAGCCGGGCATGACCATCGTCTGCGGCGACTCGCACACCTCGACCCACGGTGCCTTCGGCTCTATCGCCATGGGCATCGGCACCTCCGAGGTCGAGCACGTCATGGCCACCCAGACGCTGTCGCTCAAGCCGTTCAAGACCATGGCCATCGAGGTCACCGGCCAGCTGGCCGAAGGTGTGAGCGCCAAGGACCTGATCCTGGCGATCATCGCCAAGATCGGTACCGGCGGAGGCCAGGGACACATCATCGAATACCGCGGCGAGGCCATCCGCGCGATGTCGATGGAGGCCCGCATGACCATCTGCAACATGTCGATCGAGGCTGGCGCCCGCGCGGGCCTGGTCGCCCCGGACGAGACCACCTTCGAGTACGTCCGCGACCGGGAGTTCGCCCCGCAGGGCGCGGACTGGGACGCGGCCGTCGAGTACTGGAAGACCCTCCCCACCGACGAGGGGGCCGAATTCGACACCGTCGTGGAAATCGACGCGGCGGAGCTGACCCCGTTCGTGACCTGGGGGACCAACCCGGGCCAGGGCCTGCCGCTGGGGGCAAACGTGCCGAGTCCGGAGGACTTCGGCGACGACAACTCCCGCGCCGCCGCCGAGAAAGCGCTGGCCTACATGGACCTCACGCCGGGCGCCCCGCTGCGCGATCTCGCCATCGATACCGTCTTCCTGGGCTCGTGCACCAACGCGCGCATCGAGGACCTACGCGCCGCCGCCGAGGTTGTCCGCGGCCGCCGCATTGCAGACGGCACCCGCATGCTGGTCGTGCCGTCCTCTACCGTCGTCAAACAGCAGGCCGAGGCCGAGGGGCTCGACCGCGTCTTCGCCGACTTCGGCGCGGAGTGGCGCACCGCGGGCTGCTCGATGTGCCTGGGCATGAACCCGGATCAGCTGCGGCCGGGCGAGCGCTCCGCGTCCACCTCCAACCGCAACTTCGAAGGCCGCCAGGGCCCCGGCGGGCGAACCCACCTGGTCTCCCCGCTGGTGGCCGCCGCCACCGCGGTGACCGGCCACCTGGCCTCCCCGGCCGACCTGCCCGCCGTCCCGTCCGCCTAA
- a CDS encoding NUDIX hydrolase codes for MPKPKNMHENDKDSQSEVFISGRHQEISPDPAKEFARTTLAAGAVLWRGNPHDPEVAVIHRPHYDDWSLAKGKVDPGESLPTTAVREVAEETGYQIKLGKLIGKVTYPVQGRTKVVYYWLGKVEGGEFTPNDEVDQISWMTVDAAINRLSYQVDADVLRKAKKRLRLAPTTRVLYVRHARALPRKGFSGDDNLRPLDKKGLRQAEMLVPMLTPYKPTAIYSALPDRCQQTAAPLAAELGFDVTVDERLGDDGWLQDKEAAREAFDGIVEQGGTPVIVSQGLAIPEMITNLEPVFLKCDVDDLKVKKSSVWVLSFNGGELTGADYLASPLPVR; via the coding sequence ATGCCCAAGCCCAAGAACATGCACGAAAACGACAAAGACAGCCAGTCCGAGGTCTTCATTTCTGGGCGGCACCAGGAAATCAGCCCCGATCCGGCAAAGGAATTCGCCCGGACCACCCTGGCGGCGGGCGCGGTGCTGTGGCGCGGTAACCCCCACGATCCGGAGGTGGCCGTCATCCACCGTCCACACTACGACGACTGGTCGCTAGCCAAGGGCAAGGTCGATCCGGGCGAGTCGCTGCCGACGACCGCCGTGCGCGAAGTCGCCGAGGAGACCGGCTACCAGATCAAGCTGGGCAAGCTCATTGGGAAGGTCACCTACCCGGTCCAGGGCCGGACGAAGGTGGTCTACTACTGGCTGGGCAAGGTCGAAGGCGGCGAATTCACCCCCAACGACGAGGTCGACCAAATCAGCTGGATGACCGTCGACGCGGCCATTAACCGGCTGTCCTACCAGGTGGACGCGGACGTGCTCCGCAAGGCGAAGAAGCGCCTGCGGCTGGCTCCGACCACCCGCGTGCTCTACGTCCGACACGCCCGCGCCCTGCCGCGCAAGGGATTCAGCGGCGACGACAACCTGCGCCCGCTGGACAAGAAGGGCCTGCGCCAGGCGGAGATGCTCGTGCCGATGCTTACGCCCTACAAGCCGACGGCCATCTATTCCGCGCTGCCCGACCGCTGCCAGCAGACCGCCGCTCCCCTGGCCGCCGAGCTCGGCTTCGACGTCACGGTGGACGAGCGCCTGGGCGACGACGGCTGGCTGCAGGACAAGGAGGCGGCGCGGGAGGCTTTCGACGGCATCGTTGAGCAGGGCGGCACGCCCGTCATCGTGAGCCAGGGCCTGGCCATCCCCGAGATGATAACCAACCTTGAGCCGGTGTTTTTGAAGTGCGACGTGGACGATCTGAAGGTCAAAAAGTCCTCGGTGTGGGTGCTGTCCTTTAACGGCGGCGAGCTAACCGGCGCGGATTACCTGGCCAGCCCGCTGCCCGTGCGCTAG
- a CDS encoding TIGR03773 family transporter-associated surface protein, with protein MRVAHYTRRAGHHVGALVAAVFLVLLAGVLPAARAEAITFDSGHVDAFYVTADGGALDLVLKEDVTGSGVVRAPQEVTLQVNEQAWTDATESVDGIGASTYLLPQTQDPNLLWPGWDTQGVRAGGFGQVDLNFDEVTGPGAVYAFESTGFGDLSGVITDGGLELTSGSVISQQTPAHRHVNWAFSEPGTYTMTVRATAGGAESSPQTYTWVVGESGGEHQDAGAGEAAPESGGSAQDRQDDASSEPGARGGAPAAAADKGQPGRCTPGIEPQVKDDSTTPASWVPADDAVFHLSDAARADLPEDIGPVGRGPAWMIGSTQQPGVPWLGANTQHPTMLEHLDGPVTWELTEFSGPGAMMVYSQGQLGQIVGKEWFRADNNTPSGATTLDPNTHVHPNWLFSEPGTYRVTISQSARLTNGKDVSGQATLTFVVGGQAPAGAFTEGHFDLGGQVNPDGEACAAGRGSSGAQPAAGAAPGQGSATGSSAAAGGTLADTGASLMNTAIAVLGIGLAVLGIGMARWALVEGRR; from the coding sequence ATGCGAGTTGCGCACTACACCCGCCGCGCCGGCCACCACGTGGGCGCGCTGGTCGCCGCGGTCTTTCTGGTTCTGCTTGCGGGGGTCTTGCCCGCCGCCCGGGCCGAGGCCATCACCTTTGATTCCGGGCACGTCGATGCCTTCTACGTCACCGCCGATGGCGGGGCGCTGGACCTGGTGCTGAAGGAGGACGTCACCGGCTCCGGTGTGGTCCGCGCCCCGCAGGAGGTGACCCTACAGGTCAACGAGCAGGCCTGGACTGATGCCACGGAGTCCGTCGACGGCATCGGCGCCAGCACCTACCTGCTGCCGCAGACCCAGGACCCGAACCTGCTCTGGCCGGGCTGGGATACCCAGGGCGTGCGCGCCGGCGGTTTCGGGCAGGTCGACCTGAACTTCGACGAGGTCACCGGGCCGGGCGCAGTCTACGCTTTCGAGTCCACCGGCTTCGGCGACTTGAGCGGGGTAATCACCGACGGCGGCCTGGAACTAACCTCCGGGTCCGTGATCTCCCAACAGACCCCGGCGCACCGGCACGTCAACTGGGCTTTTAGCGAACCGGGCACGTACACGATGACTGTGCGCGCTACTGCCGGCGGCGCCGAAAGCAGCCCGCAGACCTATACCTGGGTGGTCGGCGAGTCAGGCGGCGAGCATCAGGACGCGGGTGCGGGCGAGGCGGCACCGGAAAGCGGTGGGTCTGCCCAGGACCGGCAGGACGATGCCTCTTCCGAGCCCGGGGCACGCGGTGGTGCGCCGGCAGCCGCGGCGGACAAGGGGCAGCCGGGCCGCTGCACGCCGGGGATTGAGCCGCAAGTCAAGGACGACTCCACGACCCCCGCGAGCTGGGTCCCAGCCGACGATGCCGTGTTCCACCTCTCCGACGCCGCCCGCGCCGATCTGCCCGAGGACATTGGCCCGGTGGGTCGCGGCCCGGCGTGGATGATCGGTTCCACGCAGCAGCCGGGGGTGCCCTGGCTGGGCGCTAATACCCAGCATCCGACGATGCTGGAGCACCTCGACGGGCCCGTGACCTGGGAGCTGACCGAGTTTTCCGGGCCCGGCGCGATGATGGTCTACTCACAGGGCCAGCTGGGCCAGATCGTGGGCAAGGAATGGTTCCGGGCAGACAACAACACCCCGTCCGGGGCCACCACCCTCGACCCGAATACCCACGTCCACCCCAACTGGCTCTTCAGCGAGCCCGGCACCTACCGGGTGACGATTTCCCAGTCAGCCCGCCTGACCAACGGCAAGGACGTCTCCGGGCAGGCCACGCTGACCTTCGTGGTGGGCGGCCAGGCCCCGGCCGGCGCGTTTACCGAGGGCCACTTCGACTTAGGCGGCCAGGTCAACCCAGACGGCGAGGCCTGTGCTGCGGGTAGAGGTTCTTCCGGGGCCCAGCCGGCGGCGGGCGCGGCGCCCGGGCAGGGATCGGCTACTGGTTCATCGGCGGCGGCCGGTGGCACGCTCGCCGACACGGGGGCCTCGTTGATGAATACGGCCATCGCGGTGCTGGGCATCGGCCTGGCGGTCCTCGGCATCGGGATGGCGCGCTGGGCGCTGGTAGAGGGGCGCCGCTAA
- the gltX gene encoding glutamate--tRNA ligase: MVGMSDVRVRFCPSPTGTPHVGMVRTALFNWAYARHTGGKLIFRIEDTDASRDSEESYQAIIDSLTWLGLGWDEGIDVGGPHEPYRQSQRKDIYADVLQKLKDAGLVYPAYSTAEEVEERHKAAGRDPKLGYDNYDRELSQEQIDAFEAEGRKPVWRLRMPEQDWSWTDLVRGEMTFKAETQPDYVVARSNGEPLYTLVNPVDDALMGITHVLRGEDLLSSTPRQLALYAALKQIGVAEFTPQFGHLPFVMGEGNKKLSKRDPQSNLFNHRDNGIIPEGMLNYLSLLGWSLSADQDIFGTDELVKNFDVADVLGNPARFDQKKLEAINADHIRLLEPEEFAFRLRNYLTEYTDFPADYDPEKFAFAADLVQTRIKTLSDAYGLLKFLVTADENLELDEKSARKNLKEDAVQPLEVAIATLEPIEDWTTEPIEAALSKALIDDLRLKPRKAYGALRVAVSGAAVSPPLFESMELLGKESTLNRLRAALAKTPWQSAQA, encoded by the coding sequence ATGGTGGGCATGAGTGATGTACGTGTACGATTCTGCCCGTCGCCGACCGGCACCCCACACGTGGGGATGGTCCGCACGGCCCTGTTTAACTGGGCCTATGCGCGCCACACCGGTGGCAAACTGATTTTCCGCATTGAGGATACGGACGCCTCCCGCGACTCCGAGGAGTCCTACCAGGCGATTATTGACTCCCTGACCTGGCTGGGGCTCGGCTGGGACGAAGGTATTGACGTGGGCGGCCCGCATGAGCCGTATCGCCAGTCCCAGCGCAAGGACATCTACGCCGACGTCCTGCAGAAGCTCAAGGACGCCGGCCTAGTCTACCCAGCCTATTCCACCGCCGAAGAGGTCGAGGAGCGCCACAAGGCCGCCGGCCGCGACCCGAAGCTCGGCTACGACAACTACGACCGCGAGCTTAGCCAGGAGCAGATCGATGCCTTCGAGGCCGAGGGTCGCAAGCCCGTCTGGCGTCTGCGCATGCCGGAGCAGGACTGGTCCTGGACCGACCTGGTCCGCGGCGAGATGACCTTCAAGGCCGAGACCCAGCCGGACTACGTGGTGGCCCGCTCCAACGGTGAGCCTCTCTACACGCTGGTCAACCCGGTCGACGATGCCTTGATGGGCATCACCCACGTCCTTCGCGGCGAGGACCTGCTTTCCTCGACCCCGCGCCAGCTGGCCCTCTATGCGGCCCTGAAACAGATTGGCGTCGCCGAGTTCACTCCGCAGTTCGGCCACCTGCCCTTCGTGATGGGGGAGGGCAACAAGAAGCTGTCCAAGCGCGACCCGCAGTCCAACCTGTTCAACCACCGCGACAATGGCATCATCCCGGAGGGCATGCTCAACTACCTGTCCTTGCTGGGCTGGTCCCTGTCCGCTGACCAGGACATCTTCGGCACTGACGAGCTGGTCAAGAACTTCGACGTGGCCGACGTGCTGGGCAACCCGGCCCGCTTCGATCAGAAGAAGCTCGAGGCCATCAACGCCGACCACATCCGCCTCCTGGAGCCGGAGGAATTCGCCTTCCGCCTGCGCAATTACCTGACGGAGTACACCGACTTCCCGGCCGACTACGACCCGGAGAAGTTCGCCTTCGCCGCCGACCTCGTCCAGACCCGCATCAAGACGCTGTCCGATGCCTACGGCCTGCTCAAGTTCCTCGTCACCGCCGACGAAAACCTGGAGCTCGACGAGAAGTCCGCCCGCAAGAACCTCAAAGAGGACGCCGTCCAGCCCCTCGAGGTCGCCATCGCGACGCTGGAGCCCATCGAGGACTGGACCACCGAGCCCATAGAGGCGGCCCTGTCGAAGGCCCTCATCGACGACCTGAGGCTCAAGCCGCGCAAGGCCTACGGCGCCCTCCGCGTGGCCGTCTCCGGCGCTGCTGTGTCCCCGCCGCTGTTCGAGTCCATGGAGCTGCTCGGCAAGGAGTCCACTCTCAACCGTCTGCGGGCCGCCCTTGCCAAGACCCCGTGGCAGAGCGCGCAAGCCTAA
- a CDS encoding IclR family transcriptional regulator produces the protein MGDYSAVSGIKVLDRAIAIMMAAANRPSSLNDLCETTGLPRATAHRLATALEAHRILTRTDEGKWTAGPALPGNRDRLLTAAGPIMDKLLEETGESVQLYELTGTTRTCIATREPEAGLHNVVPVGRQLPLTSGSAARIIAAFTPTTVSGTTFGEVDIEAARSNGISESVEEREAGLSSVSVPVFDPAGTFIAALSVSGSAERFRPSPAAKFGAPLKDAARKLGALL, from the coding sequence ATGGGAGATTATAGCGCAGTTTCCGGGATCAAGGTACTGGACCGGGCCATCGCCATCATGATGGCGGCCGCCAACCGACCCTCGAGCCTCAACGACCTGTGCGAGACCACTGGTTTGCCGCGGGCTACGGCGCATCGTTTGGCAACGGCACTGGAAGCACACCGAATTTTAACCCGCACGGATGAGGGTAAATGGACCGCCGGCCCCGCCCTGCCGGGCAACCGCGATCGGCTGCTCACCGCGGCCGGGCCGATCATGGATAAATTGCTCGAGGAAACCGGCGAATCGGTTCAGCTCTACGAGCTCACCGGCACCACCCGCACTTGTATTGCCACCCGGGAGCCGGAAGCCGGCCTCCACAACGTCGTGCCCGTGGGCCGGCAGCTGCCGTTGACTTCTGGGTCGGCGGCGCGCATCATCGCGGCGTTTACCCCCACCACCGTCAGCGGCACCACCTTCGGCGAGGTCGATATCGAGGCCGCCCGCAGCAATGGCATCTCCGAGTCCGTCGAGGAGCGAGAGGCCGGCCTCTCGTCTGTCTCCGTGCCAGTCTTCGACCCGGCCGGCACGTTCATCGCCGCGCTGTCCGTCTCCGGGTCCGCTGAACGCTTCCGCCCCAGCCCCGCCGCTAAGTTCGGAGCGCCCCTCAAGGACGCCGCCCGGAAGCTGGGCGCACTGTTGTAG
- the leuD gene encoding 3-isopropylmalate dehydratase small subunit has product MEKFTTHTGTGVPLPYSNVDTDQIIPAVYLKTVKRTGFADALFANWRKDPAFVLNHETFRDGSVLFAGADFGTGSSREHAVWALIDYGFKAVFSSRFADIFRGNAGKAGLLAGMMAQEDIELIWKQLEGGETTVSVDLEARTVTVGSNVYSFDVDDYTRWRLMEGLDDIGLTLRNEDDIAAYEGTRPPFKPAVR; this is encoded by the coding sequence ATGGAGAAATTCACCACCCACACCGGAACCGGGGTGCCCCTGCCGTATTCCAACGTGGACACGGACCAGATCATCCCGGCCGTCTACCTCAAAACGGTCAAGCGCACCGGTTTTGCCGATGCCCTGTTCGCCAACTGGCGCAAAGACCCCGCCTTCGTCCTGAACCACGAGACCTTCCGCGACGGCTCCGTCCTGTTCGCCGGCGCTGACTTCGGGACCGGCTCGTCGCGCGAGCACGCCGTCTGGGCGCTCATCGACTACGGCTTCAAGGCCGTCTTTTCCTCCCGGTTTGCCGACATCTTCCGCGGCAATGCGGGCAAGGCGGGCCTGTTGGCCGGCATGATGGCCCAAGAAGACATCGAACTCATCTGGAAACAGCTGGAGGGCGGCGAGACCACCGTGAGCGTCGACCTGGAGGCGCGCACCGTCACCGTCGGCAGCAACGTCTACTCCTTCGACGTCGACGACTACACCCGCTGGCGCCTCATGGAGGGCCTCGATGACATCGGGCTGACGCTGCGCAACGAGGATGACATCGCAGCGTACGAGGGCACCCGCCCGCCGTTTAAGCCAGCGGTACGCTAG
- a CDS encoding DedA family protein, with translation MHLSDLMDAGVLLQNFGGWALAGLGLVIFIESGVLFPFLPGDSLLVTAAILRDDLGLSVPLILLVGTVAAFLGDQVGFWLGHTFGRRLFKPDAKILKTEYLERAEAFFRKHEPLALVLGRFVPIVRTYVPVSAGTAAMPYKKFVGWNVLGAVAWIVTMTMVGVLLGGIPGIADRIDAIVLVIVGVSVLPVVISGARNWRNKPGATANDAEPAR, from the coding sequence GTGCATCTTAGCGATCTTATGGACGCGGGCGTTTTGCTCCAGAACTTTGGGGGCTGGGCGCTTGCGGGCCTGGGCCTAGTCATCTTCATTGAATCGGGTGTGCTTTTCCCGTTCCTGCCCGGCGATTCCCTCTTGGTCACCGCGGCCATCCTCCGCGACGACCTAGGCCTGAGCGTCCCGCTCATCTTGCTGGTCGGCACGGTGGCGGCCTTCCTGGGCGACCAGGTGGGCTTCTGGCTGGGGCATACCTTCGGCCGCCGGCTGTTCAAGCCGGACGCGAAGATCCTGAAGACGGAGTACCTCGAGCGCGCCGAGGCCTTCTTCCGCAAGCACGAGCCGCTGGCGTTGGTGCTGGGGCGCTTTGTGCCCATCGTGCGCACCTATGTGCCGGTCTCAGCGGGCACGGCCGCGATGCCGTACAAGAAGTTCGTGGGCTGGAACGTCCTGGGCGCGGTGGCCTGGATCGTCACCATGACCATGGTCGGCGTCCTCCTGGGCGGCATCCCGGGGATTGCTGACCGCATTGACGCCATCGTCCTGGTCATCGTGGGTGTCTCCGTCCTGCCGGTGGTCATCTCCGGCGCGCGCAACTGGCGCAATAAGCCGGGCGCTACGGCTAACGATGCCGAACCGGCCCGGTAG